One part of the Phragmites australis chromosome 3, lpPhrAust1.1, whole genome shotgun sequence genome encodes these proteins:
- the LOC133910769 gene encoding uncharacterized protein LOC133910769, with protein sequence MPTANSKSSNVDSFSSSVSSSIASTVSIHFSVEKSSSCLFLSFRASKIGWISLTLLAPGREDVWTSLISSCRHESKAGTSTRNNSSSSSSSSNMNRLTCSSQEPII encoded by the exons ATGCCCACTGCAA ATTCAAAGAGCTCTAATGTAGATTCCTTCTCCTCATCAGTTAGTTCTTCCATAGCATCCACGGTATCAATACACTTTTCAGTGGAGAAATCATCTTCGTGCCTTTTCTTATCATTTAGAGCttccaaa ATTGGATG GATTTCCTTAACCCTTTTAGCACCAGGAAGAGAGGACGTGTGGACAAGCCTTATCTCTTCTTGTAGGCATGAAAGTAAAGCAGGAACAAGTACAAGGAATAACTcatcgtcgtcttcctcctcctctaacatGAATCGCCTAACTTGCTCCTCCCAAGAACCCATTATCTAG